The Triticum dicoccoides isolate Atlit2015 ecotype Zavitan chromosome 6A, WEW_v2.0, whole genome shotgun sequence genome has a window encoding:
- the LOC119318282 gene encoding probable steroid-binding protein 3 gives MATELTAAQLRAYDGTDASKPIYVAIRGKVFDVSAGRGFYGPGGDYALFAGREAARALAKMSKDAADVSGDLSGLSDKELGVLADWESKFQAKYPVVARLAA, from the coding sequence ATGGCGACGGAGCTGACGGCGGCGCAGCTGCGGGCGTACGACGGCACCGACGCGTCCAAGCCGATCTACGTCGCCATCCGCGGCAAGGTCTTCGACGTCTCGGCCGGGCGCGGCTTCTACGGGCCCGGCGGCGACTACGCGCTCTTCGCCGGCCGCGAGGCCGCCCGCGCGCTCGCCAAGATGTCCAAGGACGCCGCCGACGTCTCCGGCGACCTCTCCGGCCTCTCCGACAAGGAGCTCGGCGTGCTCGCCGACTGGGAGTCCAAGTTCCAGGCCAAGTACCCCGTCGTCGCCCGCCTCGCCGCCTGA